Sequence from the Nitrosopumilus maritimus SCM1 genome:
CATTTAGAGGACATTTGGCTGATGTCCATTACTCCATTGCAAAAACTGCTGGCGATTCTGATATTCTTGATGCATATTATATGAAGTTCATAATTTCAAATCTAAAATTAATACTAAAAGGCAAGGTTTTAGGTAAATCACAAGAAGAGATTGAGAATCACATCAATCTACGTGCAGAAGAATTAGTTAAACAACGAGATATCATAATCAAATCCCTTGTTGCAAAAGATCTTGAAGAGGCAGTTGCAAGTCTAAATTCAGTTCAATTTGGAGATGAGATTGCAAAGGCTGCAACACTTTACAACGAAACAAAAAACATCCAAGTCTTTGACACGTATTTTGATAAAATTTTGTACCAACAACTAGGACGAGCTTTGAAGAATACAAGAGATAGAGATGTCATAAAGATTGTCGGAATGGATGTTGACTTTTACAATCTTCTTAGTGTGATTAGAGGAAAATTCTGGGGATTAGAAGAATCACAAATTCAAGATTTGATTGTGACTCAAACTCCAACTGTCCCAAGAGAACTTCTTGGAAGAATGATGGCAGCAGGTTCAGTCAGAGATGCACTAAATGAGCTTGCCACAACCAAATACAAAGACATGATTCCACAGATGGAAAATGAGTTAGATGCAGTTGCCGAATTTGAAAGAGCATTTGAGATGAGCATTTATCATTCATCTGCCAGAGCATTTACCAAGATGTTTAGTTTTGCAACAATCATAGGAATCACAAAACTAACGGGCTTTGAAGTAAGGAATTTGGCTGCAATTGCATATGCAGTAGAGCAAAAAATTCCTACAGAAACAACAATGTCAAAATTGATTCTTGAAGAAGAATAGATCTGAAAATGATAAAATTTCCAAAGAAGAAAAATGAGATAACAACAGAGACAGTAATCAATACTATTTGGGTCAGTGCATTTATGGCCATGATATTTTCATTGCCACCTTTAGCATTATTTTTGGGAATTTACTTTTGGGCAGGTGAATTAGCAATAGGCGCAATTGTTGGCTTTGGAGTACATTTTGTAACATTAGCATTTGCAGGCAGAATCTCAAAATTTTTGACCAACATAATGAGTTAACCTATAAGGATCCAATTATCTAAGTGATGTACCATGATGGGAGATAGAGATTTTCGAACTACTATTCAAAATGCCATAAAATCAATTGGAAATGAACTAGAAATTGATATAGATTCAAAGGATTTTGAAACTATCCACCTTCAAGAAGTCGTTAGGTGTATGAGACGCTCATACTATGACAGAGTAGAACCTCTAGAAATTGAGAGAAGGGGATTCAATGAGCTTCTTTCAGGATTATTAAGAAAACTGGAATATGGTAGCAATCCAAAGGATTTTGACATAAACGAGATCAAGCTCCGAGGACAAGCAGATATGATGGTAGATGATGCAATTCTCCTATTCAGATCAGCTACTGAAGAATTAGAAAATCCTCATGCAAGTGATGTCTTGTACCTTAATGCATGCATGTGGATATATGACAAAGAAGATGGGATGATAGTCTACATCACAGGAGATAGAAAAGAATCAACATTTTCACTAACACGGAACAAAAAGATGTTCGAAGACACCATACGTAGGGTTCGAGTTCTAAACAATCTTCTCAAAGAACAAAAAACACCAATCTTAGAGCCATCAGCAGAGTGTACTGAATGTCAATATTATGAGAGATGTTTCACAAAGAGGAAGAATACAAAACAGACATCTCTTGCTGAAATGTTAGGACTGGGCAAACAAGACTAGTTAGATAAATGAAAAATATTGTAAAGGAATAATTTCCTTTTTGTTTAATCGAGTGGTTCTGGATGTCCTTTACCACGAAGAGCGAAACACACTACTGCTAGTGCAATTGCGACTCCTGCTGCTGCGCCAAATGCGGCCATTCCTGCTTCTGCCATTTGATAAAATCCCAATGAAATTGCTTTTATAACTTTGCCAATATTTTGTCTCTAAAAACAAATTATCACAATTTCAAAATTTTATGATACTATTGAGTAAATTCAAAGAATAGTTCATTTTCATGACCGCTAGTCATAGAACTTAAATTGTAAAACACGACACCTGAAACTTTCCAAGTGTTGGTATTTGATTCAAAATCAGACCATAATTCAGGAGTGTTACCAGAATTTTTTAACACAATCTCATCTCGCAAAATGATAGAGTTTCCACCAAGCAGAGTATAGTAATTTGAACCAAATTCTACCATTCCTTCTGCCCTATGACCAATCTGTCCTCCGCCAATCTGTTCAGATTGAGAGTATCCTGTTTCATACAATTGGTAATCCATTGTTGTAACCATCATAGAACCTTCGTTAGGATTTTTGATTTCAAATGCAATATCGATTGTTGCAGAACGTTCAGATATTTTTGAAACAACAATCTCTTCTAACTCTATTACAAGAGGTTTAACTTGTGGAACGTTTGAACCATCAGTCATTTGTGCTGGAGATTCTAGATCAATGGAAGGTCCCATAATCAAAATTCCACCTAATGCTGCAGCAAGTGCAGCAACTGCAACTCCAACAAAAATTTTAGGATTCATAATTCTTGCAAACTCCTTTGATTTCTTAAATGTTGAGATAGTTATTATACCATTGGGGGGGGAGAAAAATTATGCAGTATTTTCAAGCAGTACAACAAGGCAAACAAAGAGCAGGAAAATCTCAAATGAAGATGTTTGAGGCAGCAGGATTTGGAATGTTAACTTTAACCACAAAAAAAGTGGATGGAAAATTCCAACCGGTAGGAGAAGAAGATTTCACAGCAGTTGTCAACTCAGAGGAAGGATATGTAACCATAATAGTAGACAGTGACGGATATACCAAAGCTCAATCAAAGGCACTTGAAAAAGAAGAAGCTCTCTCAATTTACAAAAAACTGCGAGATTCAGGAGTTGAAGAATATCCTGGAAAAGAGATCATGATATGGACTGAAACCAGACCCACAGTCCAAAATGAATCCTAAGACTATTTTGTTGGAATAATTATTTCAGTTCCCAAATTACCGCCTTTAATGGCTTTTTCAATAATTTTTGGACTTGCTTTGAGAATTCTTGTTTTAATTTTTGAGCGCTCAATAATTTTGAGTGCAACTATATCCATGAGATCATATCCTCCTGCTACAGAATCCTCATGAACTAACATGTTTTTGAGATTTTTCAATTCAATTCGTTTGAATTTTTTTGCTTTTTTGAATTTGTTAGGATCCATATCGTAAACTCCATCAACATCAGTAGCATTAAGAAACTGTTCAGCTTTTACTTTCTCTGCAATCAATGCAGCAGTACCATTAGTGCTTTGACCAGGATGAAGTCCTCCAGCAACAACAATCAATCCGTCATCTACTGCATGTCTTACTTCTTGTAGTGTAGTTGGGGGATGAGAATATGCTTTGTTTTTTAGAGCATAAATCAACAGTTTTGCATTTAATCTAGAAATTTCAATTCCTAATTCATCAAGGGTGGATTCATCAGCTCCTGAAGATCTTGCATGATTAATGTAATGTCTAGCAATGTTTCCACCTCCAGCAATAATTATTGGCTGGCATACCTTACTGATTTTTACTAGAAATTCTGCCCAATCTTTGAGAAGTTTGACATTATCCATGGCAAAAACTCTACCAGATAGTTTGATTACAATTCTTTTTTTCACTCTAGTTCACCAATGATGGATTTTGCGGCAATTTCAACTTTTTTTCTATTCTTTTGATTAGTATAGATTCTCAGGATATTCATAAAGCCAGAAATTGCCGAGACTACAGGTATTTCAGAAATAGGCATCTCTTTTGCAGAAGATTTTCCACCCTCATTTGTGATTAGAATTATCGATTTTGACTCATTTTTTGATGGTGCAAGTGGAATAGAAGGTGTTACAGAACTATCAACAAAAATCTCATTTTCATCAACTTTGGATTTTTTGGATATGGCAGATCTGAGTTCATTTGTTTTTATTTTCTTTAGATTTTTTCTACTTGTCAAAATGCTTTCAAATACACATTTTAGCAATTTTCTATTTTGATAATCTTGTGCAAATTTTCTTGCTCGTTTTAATTTAGGAGTTTTTGAGGAGATTAGACTGGAGAGAACATGTTCGTCTGTTAGTTGAACAAATTCATCTAGATTAAAAGTAGAGAATCCAAATTCATCATCTGAAGATCGTAGTGCTTCAAGCAACATCACTTCTGCAGCTCTTACTGTCTTGTGAAAATAAACTGCTTTGAACATTTGATATCTTGAATGCATCATAGATTCAAATGAATACAGTGCAGAGCGCTCTAATGCAAGTTTCTTTTGATGCACATCAAGTGATTGTGTAATTCTTTTATGATCAATTTTTGCATGTTCTGCTCCTGTAAAATAACCATCTCTAAGAAGATAATCCATCATATCTGCACTAAGAGCACCTGAAACAATTTCATTCATGTATTGAAATTTTGAATCACCAAACGCGATTTTTGTTACAAGTTTTTTATCAAAACCATTTTTTGTCAAAATATCACCAATTTCAGATTTTAGAATAATCTCTTTTCCAAAATCTTCATGAGAAATTTTCTTTTCTTGAATTATTTCTTCAAAGAGGTGAGAAAATGGCCCATGACCAATATCATGCAAAAGACCTGCCAACCTGAGAATCTCGATGTCATCGGATTTGAAAAATCCTTTTTCATTTAGCGCATGACCTGCCTGACTAGCAATGTGCATTACTCCAAGAGAGTGCTCAAATCTAGTATGCTGTGCAGCAGGATATGTCAAATGTGCACCAGATAATTGTCTAATTCTTCGTAACCGCTGGAAAATAGGATTATCAATTATGGATAGTTCATGATCATAAACTCGAATAAAATCATGAATAGGATCT
This genomic interval carries:
- a CDS encoding HD domain-containing protein, coding for MKKNYLDIIDPIHDFIRVYDHELSIIDNPIFQRLRRIRQLSGAHLTYPAAQHTRFEHSLGVMHIASQAGHALNEKGFFKSDDIEILRLAGLLHDIGHGPFSHLFEEIIQEKKISHEDFGKEIILKSEIGDILTKNGFDKKLVTKIAFGDSKFQYMNEIVSGALSADMMDYLLRDGYFTGAEHAKIDHKRITQSLDVHQKKLALERSALYSFESMMHSRYQMFKAVYFHKTVRAAEVMLLEALRSSDDEFGFSTFNLDEFVQLTDEHVLSSLISSKTPKLKRARKFAQDYQNRKLLKCVFESILTSRKNLKKIKTNELRSAISKKSKVDENEIFVDSSVTPSIPLAPSKNESKSIILITNEGGKSSAKEMPISEIPVVSAISGFMNILRIYTNQKNRKKVEIAAKSIIGELE
- a CDS encoding V0D/AC39 family V-type ATPase subunit, with product MGKNVYASVKSYSQRGKLLSRADFQTLAESRDLDEFMTRIKNTIYGDSINDVQKPYTSQGIESAFRGHLADVHYSIAKTAGDSDILDAYYMKFIISNLKLILKGKVLGKSQEEIENHINLRAEELVKQRDIIIKSLVAKDLEEAVASLNSVQFGDEIAKAATLYNETKNIQVFDTYFDKILYQQLGRALKNTRDRDVIKIVGMDVDFYNLLSVIRGKFWGLEESQIQDLIVTQTPTVPRELLGRMMAAGSVRDALNELATTKYKDMIPQMENELDAVAEFERAFEMSIYHSSARAFTKMFSFATIIGITKLTGFEVRNLAAIAYAVEQKIPTETTMSKLILEEE
- the pyrH gene encoding UMP kinase → MKKRIVIKLSGRVFAMDNVKLLKDWAEFLVKISKVCQPIIIAGGGNIARHYINHARSSGADESTLDELGIEISRLNAKLLIYALKNKAYSHPPTTLQEVRHAVDDGLIVVAGGLHPGQSTNGTAALIAEKVKAEQFLNATDVDGVYDMDPNKFKKAKKFKRIELKNLKNMLVHEDSVAGGYDLMDIVALKIIERSKIKTRILKASPKIIEKAIKGGNLGTEIIIPTK
- a CDS encoding Dna2/Cas4 domain-containing protein, which encodes MMGDRDFRTTIQNAIKSIGNELEIDIDSKDFETIHLQEVVRCMRRSYYDRVEPLEIERRGFNELLSGLLRKLEYGSNPKDFDINEIKLRGQADMMVDDAILLFRSATEELENPHASDVLYLNACMWIYDKEDGMIVYITGDRKESTFSLTRNKKMFEDTIRRVRVLNNLLKEQKTPILEPSAECTECQYYERCFTKRKNTKQTSLAEMLGLGKQD